A window from Flavobacterium gyeonganense encodes these proteins:
- a CDS encoding dihydrolipoamide acetyltransferase family protein, translating to MARFELRLPKMGESVAEATITNWLKQVGDKIEADEAVLEIATDKVDSEVPSEVSGILVEQLFGKDDLVQVGQVIAIIETEGDSASKVKSIEKTVIPAEAIEIEKTIDAVREAVLTPQNFSDSDKFFSPLVKNIAKEEGISVSELEGIPGSGKEGRVTKEDILKYIENRKSDDKKVEVVLSPKSAEPIPQKTQHTVPVSVNGEDEIVEMDRMRKLISGYMTASLQTSAHVQSFIEVDVTNIVKWREKVKATFEKREGEKLTFTPIFMEAVAKAIKDFPGINISVEGDYIIRKKNINLGMAAALPNGNLIVPVIKNADQLNLVGMAKAVNDLANRAKTGKLKPDDTQGGTYTVTNVGTFGSVFGTPIINQPQVGILALGAIRKVPAVIETPEGDFIGIRQKMFLSHSYDHRVVDGALGGSFVKRVAEYLEAFDVDRDF from the coding sequence ATGGCAAGATTTGAATTGAGACTTCCGAAAATGGGAGAAAGTGTAGCTGAAGCAACCATTACAAACTGGTTGAAACAAGTTGGAGACAAAATTGAAGCTGACGAAGCGGTACTGGAAATTGCAACGGACAAGGTTGATAGTGAAGTACCAAGTGAAGTGTCGGGAATTTTAGTTGAACAATTATTTGGCAAAGATGATCTGGTTCAGGTTGGACAAGTTATAGCGATTATTGAAACAGAAGGAGATAGTGCTTCAAAAGTAAAATCGATTGAAAAAACAGTAATTCCTGCTGAGGCAATTGAAATTGAGAAAACAATTGATGCTGTAAGAGAAGCTGTTTTAACTCCTCAGAATTTCTCGGATTCGGATAAATTCTTTTCCCCATTGGTGAAAAATATAGCTAAGGAAGAAGGTATTTCTGTTTCTGAATTAGAAGGTATACCAGGTTCAGGAAAAGAAGGACGTGTTACGAAAGAAGATATTTTAAAATACATTGAAAACCGTAAATCTGATGATAAAAAAGTAGAAGTTGTACTTTCTCCAAAATCAGCAGAACCAATACCTCAAAAAACGCAACACACAGTTCCGGTTTCTGTTAATGGAGAGGATGAAATTGTTGAAATGGACAGAATGCGTAAATTAATTTCTGGCTATATGACAGCATCGCTTCAAACTTCTGCACATGTTCAGTCTTTCATTGAAGTGGATGTGACGAATATTGTCAAATGGAGAGAAAAGGTTAAAGCTACTTTTGAAAAAAGAGAAGGCGAAAAACTTACCTTTACACCTATTTTTATGGAAGCTGTTGCAAAAGCAATAAAAGATTTTCCGGGAATCAATATATCGGTTGAGGGAGATTATATTATCAGAAAAAAGAATATAAATTTAGGGATGGCTGCTGCTTTGCCAAATGGCAATCTGATTGTGCCTGTTATTAAAAATGCAGATCAGTTAAATCTTGTCGGAATGGCAAAAGCGGTAAATGATTTGGCAAATCGTGCTAAAACCGGAAAGCTAAAACCTGATGATACTCAGGGAGGCACATATACTGTGACAAATGTAGGTACTTTTGGAAGTGTTTTTGGAACTCCAATTATTAATCAGCCACAAGTTGGAATCCTGGCTTTAGGGGCAATTCGTAAAGTGCCTGCAGTTATAGAAACACCTGAGGGTGATTTTATCGGAATTCGTCAGAAGATGTTTTTATCGCACTCTTATGATCATAGAGTAGTAGATGGGGCCTTAGGCGGAAGCTTTGTGAAACGTGTGGCGGAGTATTTAGAAGCATTTGATGTTGATAGGGATTTTTAA
- a CDS encoding glycosyltransferase family 2 protein, whose translation MQLSVVILSYNVRYFLEQCVLSVQEALSGIDGEIIVVDNNSDDDSCIMMKSRFPEVRLIENKENSGFPRGNNIGVAEAKGKYICILNPDTVVAEDTFIKILAFAEGKKNLGIIGCKLIDGTGNFLPESKRGIPTPWVAFTKIFGLYKFFPNQKLFNQYYAQHLSENKTGKVDILVGAFMVMERELYLQIGGFDENCFMYADDIDLSYSVLQNQKNNYYFHETSVIHYKGESTVKDEKYMRRFQEAMEFFYQKHFRKSLFFSVFIKVGIFLFSVVKMFQGKPKLNPLPESYVFFSENEILSPQLSSILKNKVSFLDFKKEKMVNSCLLSGGKRIEVILDNQYVSFKKCIEILESLKRTNITFKILPKKTSFIIGSNSKNERGEIIKIE comes from the coding sequence ATGCAGTTATCAGTTGTTATTCTTAGTTATAATGTACGCTATTTTCTGGAACAGTGTGTGTTGAGTGTGCAGGAAGCCCTTTCTGGTATTGATGGGGAAATTATTGTAGTCGATAATAATTCTGATGATGATAGCTGCATAATGATGAAAAGCAGGTTTCCTGAAGTACGACTAATTGAAAATAAAGAAAATTCAGGATTTCCAAGAGGAAATAATATTGGTGTAGCTGAGGCTAAAGGCAAATATATTTGTATTCTTAATCCCGATACAGTAGTTGCAGAAGATACGTTTATAAAAATTTTGGCTTTCGCCGAAGGAAAAAAGAATCTCGGTATTATCGGCTGTAAATTAATTGACGGGACAGGAAATTTTCTACCTGAAAGCAAACGCGGAATCCCAACGCCCTGGGTTGCTTTTACAAAAATTTTTGGTTTATATAAGTTTTTTCCCAATCAAAAGCTTTTTAATCAGTATTATGCGCAGCATTTATCAGAAAATAAAACAGGAAAGGTTGATATTTTAGTAGGTGCATTTATGGTGATGGAACGCGAATTGTACTTGCAAATCGGAGGTTTCGATGAAAATTGTTTTATGTATGCAGACGACATAGATTTATCCTATTCTGTTTTGCAAAATCAAAAAAACAATTACTATTTTCATGAAACATCAGTAATACATTATAAAGGAGAAAGTACTGTCAAGGACGAAAAATACATGAGACGATTTCAGGAAGCAATGGAATTTTTCTATCAGAAGCATTTTAGAAAATCCTTATTTTTTTCGGTTTTTATTAAAGTTGGAATTTTTCTTTTTTCGGTTGTGAAAATGTTTCAGGGAAAACCTAAGTTAAATCCATTACCGGAAAGTTATGTTTTCTTTTCTGAAAATGAAATTTTGAGCCCCCAATTGTCTTCAATTTTAAAAAATAAAGTCAGTTTTTTAGATTTCAAAAAGGAAAAAATGGTAAATTCGTGCCTCCTTTCAGGGGGTAAAAGAATTGAGGTTATTTTAGATAATCAATACGTTTCTTTTAAAAAATGTATCGAAATCTTAGAAAGTCTTAAACGTACTAATATTACTTTTAAAATTTTACCCAAAAAAACTAGTTTTATAATTGGAAGTAATTCTAAAAATGAACGTGGTGAAATAATAAAAATTGAGTAA
- a CDS encoding tyrosine-protein phosphatase yields MLSFLKQKPHLKDLLSGDYIDIHSHLLPGIDDGAKTISDTESLIKSFEKIGVSQFITTPHISHYIWNNSPQTIQKNHAETSVLLSNTNASKPFLAAAEYFMDDWFEKHFQNEKLLPLKDNYVLVEMSYINAPIQLYKILFDLQVAGYKPILAHPERYLFYHKNFIEYERLKKAGCLFQLNLLAVVGYYGEEVTKISEQLLKNKMYDFVGTDVHHSNHIAAFDKRVKINAIEGIKEIISNNQFFKF; encoded by the coding sequence ATGCTATCATTCTTAAAACAAAAACCACATTTAAAGGATCTTTTATCAGGTGATTATATTGATATTCACTCGCATTTATTGCCAGGCATAGACGATGGTGCCAAAACAATATCTGACACAGAGAGCCTAATAAAATCATTCGAAAAGATTGGGGTTTCGCAATTTATAACAACGCCCCATATTAGTCATTACATATGGAATAATTCTCCTCAGACTATTCAGAAAAATCATGCAGAAACGAGCGTACTATTAAGCAATACTAATGCATCCAAACCTTTTTTGGCTGCAGCAGAATACTTTATGGACGACTGGTTTGAAAAACATTTTCAAAATGAAAAGCTTCTTCCTTTAAAAGACAATTATGTCCTGGTAGAAATGTCATATATAAATGCACCCATACAGTTATATAAAATTTTATTTGATTTACAGGTCGCAGGATACAAACCCATTTTAGCGCATCCGGAACGCTATTTATTTTATCATAAAAATTTCATTGAATACGAAAGACTAAAAAAAGCAGGGTGTTTGTTTCAATTGAATTTATTGGCTGTTGTAGGCTACTACGGTGAAGAAGTTACTAAAATCTCTGAACAGTTATTAAAAAACAAAATGTATGATTTTGTTGGTACAGATGTACATCACAGCAATCACATCGCTGCCTTTGATAAAAGAGTAAAAATAAATGCAATTGAAGGAATAAAGGAAATCATATCCAACAATCAATTTTTTAAATTTTAA